The stretch of DNA TGCGCCAGCTTGAGGGCGTGGTAGGCGTTCTGCTCGACGAGGAAGACCGTCATGCCGTCGCGCTCGTTGAGCTCCTTGATGGCGGAGAAGATCTGCTTGACGATGAGCGGCGCCAGGCCGAGGGACGGCTCGTCGAGGAGCAGGAGCCGCGGCCGGCTCATGAGCGCCCGGGCGATCGCAAGCATCTGCTGCTCGCCGCCCGACATCGTGCCGCCGCGCTGGTAGAGCCGCTCCTTCAAGCGCGGGAACATGGCGCAGACCCGCTCCAGGTCCTGCTCGAAATGGGCGCCGCCATTGACGGCCGCCCCCATCTGCAGGTTCTCGTAGACGGTCATCCGCGGAAAGATCCGCCGGCCTTCCGGCGATTGCGCCAGGTTGAGCCGGGCGATCTCGTGGGTCGGCATCCGGGTGATGTCGCGGCCCGCGTACGTAATGGTGCCCTCGCGCGCCCGGGGGCTGCCGAAGATCGTCATCATCAGGGTCGACTTGCCGGCGCCGTTGGCGCCGATCAAGGTGACGATCTCGCCCTCGTTGACGTCGAGATCGACGCCCTTGAGCGCGATGATGTTGCCGTAATAGGTCTTCACCCCGCGCACGGTGAGGAGCGGCGCCCGGGTGCCGGCCTCCCGGGCGCGGGTCTCGTCCACCAGGACGTTGATGCCGGCGACGCTCATACCCCCACCTCCGCCTCGACCTGCTCCACCTCGTCGTCCTCGACGCCGAGATAGGCGGCGATGACGCTCTGGTCGCTCTGGATCTCCGCCGGCGTGCCGTCGGCGATCTTGGTGCCGTAATCGAGCACCACGACGTGGTCGGAGATCTCCATCACCACCGACATGTCGTGCTCGATGAGGAGCACGGAGGTGTCGTGGTCGTCGCGGATCGCCCGCAGGAGATCGTTGAGGAGCAGCGATTCCCGCGGGTTGAGGCCGGCGGCCGGCTCGTCGAGGCAGAGCAGGACCGGATCGGTGCACATCGCGCGGGCGATCTCGAGCCGGCGCTGGTCGCCGTAGGGCAGGGCGCCCGCGGGGTCGTCGGCGCGGTCCATCAGCTGGATGCGCTCCAGCCAGTCCTTGGCCCGCTCGACCGCGGCCTTCTCGGCCCGGCGATAGGCCGGCAGGCCGAGGAGCCCCGCGATGGTGAAGCCGGAGGCCAGCATCAAGGGGTTGTGCTGGGCCACCAGCAGGTTCTCCAGCACGGTCATGCCGGTGAACAGGCGGATGTTCTGGAAGGTGCGGGCGACCCGCGCGTTCCGGTTCACCGCGTAGCCCGGCAGCTGCTCCAGCAGGAACTCGGCGCCGTCGCGGTGGCGCAGGGTCATCATGCCTTCCGTCGGCTTGTAGAAGCCGGTGATGCAGTTGAAGACCGTAGTCTTGCCGGCGCCGTTCGGGCCGATCAAGGCCGTGATGTCGCCGCGGCCGACCTTGAACGACAGGTCGTTGACGGCGACGAGGCCGCCGAATCGCATGGTGACGTGGTCGACCGTCAGGACCGGGTCGGCCATGCGGGGGGAGGCGAGAGAGGCCGCCATCAGCCGTGGCCCTCCTTCACGAGGGAGCCCGAGATGCGCTTGCGCTCCTTCAGCACGATCGAGGGTGCGCGTTCCGAGATCAGGCCGCGGGGGCGCCAGATCATCATGATCACCATGGCGAGGCCGAACAGGAGCAGGCGGTACTCGTTCGGATCGAAGCCCTCGCCGAACACCGCCTTGAGGAAGCCGAGGTTGCGCAGCATCTCCGGCCCGCCGACCATCGCCACCGCCGCGATGGCGACGCCGATCTGCGAGCCCATGCCGCCGAGCACCACGATCGCCAGGATGATCGCGCTCTCGAGGAAGTTGAAGCTCTCGGGACTGACGAAGCCCTGGCGCACGGCAAAGAACGAGCCGGCAAAGCCGCCGAACATCGCGCCGAGCGCGAAGGCCGTGAGCTTGGTGTTGGTGGTGTTGATGCCGAGCGACCGGCAGGCGATCTCGTCCTCGCGCAAGGCCTCCCAGGCGCGGCCGATCGGCAGGCGGCGCAGCCGCAGCGTCACGCCGTTGGTGATCAGTGCAAGCGCCAGGATCAGGTAGTAGAGGAAGATCACCCGGTGCATCGGGCTGAAGTCGAGCCCGAACTTCGCCGCGAACCCGTCCTCGTCCGCCGTGAACGGCACGCCGAAGAAGGTGGCGCGGGGGATCGACGAGATGCCGGCGGCGCCGCCCGAGAAGTCGGTCCAGTTGATCAGCACCAGGCGGATGATCTCGCCGAAGGCCAAGGTCACGATGGCGAGGTAGTCGCCGCGCAGGCGCAGGACGGGGAAGCCCAGCACCATGCCCCACAGGCCCGCGAACAGGCCGGCGAGCGGCAGGCAGATCCAGAACGACAGCCCGAACACCGTCGAGAGCAGGGCGTAGGAATAGGCGCCGACGGCGTAGAACGCGACGTAGCCGAGATCGAGGAGGCCGGCGAGCCCGACCACGATGTTGAGGCCCCAGCCCAGCATCACGTAGGTGAGGATCAGGATGCCGAGATCGATCCAGTAGCGGGATTCGCCCAGGCCCCCGGTGCCGAGCACGGCGAGCAGCGGGAAGGCGAGCGTCACGCCGAGAAAGGCCGGCAGGGCGAAGCCCGAGAGCCTCTGCGAGGCGTTCGGCTCGGCATGCACCGCCTCCGTCGCCTGGACCGGCGAGGGGGTCAGGGTCCGGCGGGCGTCGCGGTTGGCGAGGATCAGCCGTTGCGCGAGCCGCCCGACGAAGACCAGGCCGCACAGGATCGTGACGAGGCCCCAGCGCGGCACGAGGTCGAGGGCGGAGGTCTGGCTCAGATCGGTGCGGAAGGCGACGATCGGGACGCACAGGCCGAGGGTGACGAGCGCGAACAGCGCCGCGTCCTTGACGATCGCCGCCCTATCGGTGGCGGCGCGGTCGGCGGCGTTGGGCGCCGCCCCGGAGGTGGCCGGATTCGCCATCAGACCTTCTCGACCTCGGGCCGGCCGAGGATGCCGGAGGGCATGAAGATCAGCACGATCGCAAGGATCGAGAACGCCGCCACGTCCTTGTACTCGATCGAGAAATACGCCGACCAGAAGGTCTCGACGAGGCCGATGAGCAGGCCGCCGAGCACCGCGCCGGGCAGGCTGCCGATGCCGCCGAGCACCGCCGCCGTGAACGCCTTGACGCCGGGGGTGAAGCCGTCGGCGAAGGAGACGACGCCGTAATAGAGGAGGTACATGGTGCCGGCGACCGCGGCCAGCGCGGCGCCGAGCACGAAGGTCAGCGAGATGGTGCGGTCGACGTCGATGCCGAGGAGAGCCGCCATCTTGCGGTCCTGCTCGCAGGCGCGCTGGGCCCGGCCGAGCGAGGTCTTCTGCACCAGGTACCAGAAGCCGGCGAGCAGCACGACGGTCGTCAGCATGATGATGATCTGCTTGTAGGAGAGCGCCACGGCGTAACCGTTATCCCCGGTCCACAGCGTGATCACCTCGCGCATCATCGGCGGGGTCGGCTTGTTGCGGGCGCCCTGCACCACCTGGACGAAGTTCGACAGGAAGATCGAGACGCCGATCGCCGAGATCAGCGGCGCCAGGCGGAACGAGCCGCGCAACGGCCGGTAGGCGACCCGCTCGATCGCCCAGCCCCACAGGGCGGTGAGCACCATCGCGCAGATCAGGACGATCAGCAGCGCCAGCGCGATCGACGAAATGCCGAGCCAGGTCGTGACGATCAGGAATGTGATCAGCGCGATGAAGGCCGAGAGCATGAACACGTCGCCATGGGCGAAGTTGATCATGCCGATGATACCGAACACCATCGTGTAACCGATGGCGATGAGGCCGTAGATCGACCCCAGCGTCAGCCCGTTGATGAGCTGCTGCGCGAAGACCTCCATGCGGTCACGTTCTCCATTGGCGGGCTTGTCGCCCGCGCCTCCCTGGCCGTGCCCGTCACCCGGGTGTCACGACCGTCCCTTGCCGCGAGGCTTAGCAAGCACCGCACCACTCGACAATCCGGGGTTGCCGGGCGGGTGTGCGAAAGCCCCGCTGGCCGTGACGCTACGGCTCCGCTACCCTTTCGGCGAAGCCCGCTTCACCAGAAACCAGGGGGGACGCCGCCATGGCGATGACGATGACCGGCGAGGTGCTGCTGCCGGCCGACCAGCAGACCGTGTGGGAGAAGCTGAACGACCCCGAGGTGCTCAAGCGCTGCATCCCGGGTTGCGAGACCCTCGAGAAGGTTGGGGACAACGAGCTGCAGGCCTCGGCCAAGATCGCGGTCGGGCCCGTGAAGGCGACCTTCAAGGGCAAGGTGACGCTCACCGACATCGACCCGCCGAACGGCTACCGCATCACCGGCGAGGGCCAGGGCGGGGTCGCGGGCTTCGCCAAGGGCGGGGCGGTGGTCCGGCTCGAGCCCGCCGAGGGCGGCCAGACCAAGATGACCTACGACGTCGAGGCCAGCGTCGGCGGCAAGATCGCCCAGCTCGGCGGCCGCCTGATCAACGGCGTGGCGAAGAAATACGCCGACAACTTCTTCGACACGTTCGCCAAGGAGGTTCAGGGCGGCGAGGCCGGCGAGACCTCGGCCGCCTGACGCCGCTTTCGATCGCCCGCGATCAACTTGTTGCGAGGCGAATCGGCAGAGTGATCCAAACCGGGCGAAAACGGCCGGTTTGCGCGCCAAAAAGTCGGAGTGCCGCGCCTTGACCGGCGCTTCCGGCCGGTTGACACTCGAATTCGAGCGATTCCAGAAAGGCAGGCCGGCCCGGCCACCACGAGCGACCGGGTCCGACGGACAGGATCCGCGGGTTTTCGGCCAAGA from Methylobacterium aquaticum encodes:
- a CDS encoding ABC transporter ATP-binding protein; protein product: MAASLASPRMADPVLTVDHVTMRFGGLVAVNDLSFKVGRGDITALIGPNGAGKTTVFNCITGFYKPTEGMMTLRHRDGAEFLLEQLPGYAVNRNARVARTFQNIRLFTGMTVLENLLVAQHNPLMLASGFTIAGLLGLPAYRRAEKAAVERAKDWLERIQLMDRADDPAGALPYGDQRRLEIARAMCTDPVLLCLDEPAAGLNPRESLLLNDLLRAIRDDHDTSVLLIEHDMSVVMEISDHVVVLDYGTKIADGTPAEIQSDQSVIAAYLGVEDDEVEQVEAEVGV
- the livM gene encoding high-affinity branched-chain amino acid ABC transporter permease LivM, which encodes MANPATSGAAPNAADRAATDRAAIVKDAALFALVTLGLCVPIVAFRTDLSQTSALDLVPRWGLVTILCGLVFVGRLAQRLILANRDARRTLTPSPVQATEAVHAEPNASQRLSGFALPAFLGVTLAFPLLAVLGTGGLGESRYWIDLGILILTYVMLGWGLNIVVGLAGLLDLGYVAFYAVGAYSYALLSTVFGLSFWICLPLAGLFAGLWGMVLGFPVLRLRGDYLAIVTLAFGEIIRLVLINWTDFSGGAAGISSIPRATFFGVPFTADEDGFAAKFGLDFSPMHRVIFLYYLILALALITNGVTLRLRRLPIGRAWEALREDEIACRSLGINTTNTKLTAFALGAMFGGFAGSFFAVRQGFVSPESFNFLESAIILAIVVLGGMGSQIGVAIAAVAMVGGPEMLRNLGFLKAVFGEGFDPNEYRLLLFGLAMVIMMIWRPRGLISERAPSIVLKERKRISGSLVKEGHG
- a CDS encoding CoxG family protein; the protein is MAMTMTGEVLLPADQQTVWEKLNDPEVLKRCIPGCETLEKVGDNELQASAKIAVGPVKATFKGKVTLTDIDPPNGYRITGEGQGGVAGFAKGGAVVRLEPAEGGQTKMTYDVEASVGGKIAQLGGRLINGVAKKYADNFFDTFAKEVQGGEAGETSAA
- a CDS encoding branched-chain amino acid ABC transporter permease, producing the protein MEVFAQQLINGLTLGSIYGLIAIGYTMVFGIIGMINFAHGDVFMLSAFIALITFLIVTTWLGISSIALALLIVLICAMVLTALWGWAIERVAYRPLRGSFRLAPLISAIGVSIFLSNFVQVVQGARNKPTPPMMREVITLWTGDNGYAVALSYKQIIIMLTTVVLLAGFWYLVQKTSLGRAQRACEQDRKMAALLGIDVDRTISLTFVLGAALAAVAGTMYLLYYGVVSFADGFTPGVKAFTAAVLGGIGSLPGAVLGGLLIGLVETFWSAYFSIEYKDVAAFSILAIVLIFMPSGILGRPEVEKV
- a CDS encoding ABC transporter ATP-binding protein, with amino-acid sequence MSVAGINVLVDETRAREAGTRAPLLTVRGVKTYYGNIIALKGVDLDVNEGEIVTLIGANGAGKSTLMMTIFGSPRAREGTITYAGRDITRMPTHEIARLNLAQSPEGRRIFPRMTVYENLQMGAAVNGGAHFEQDLERVCAMFPRLKERLYQRGGTMSGGEQQMLAIARALMSRPRLLLLDEPSLGLAPLIVKQIFSAIKELNERDGMTVFLVEQNAYHALKLAHRGYVMVTGTITMSGTGKQLLDDPSVKAAYLEGGRH